In Paraburkholderia aromaticivorans, a single window of DNA contains:
- a CDS encoding efflux transporter outer membrane subunit, with translation MRPYGMAVLLGAGCLSGCMSVGPDFQPQHEAWSKHWSSASLGQVTQQATQPDVRQWWQIFGDQNLERLIAEADADNGDLKIAGLRVLEARAQVGVALAGRYPQVQQANADVLYSARKRSDGFNPRSGGYWQYGAGFSIGWELDFWGRFSRAVESADAAFFAAQANHDAALVLLHAQVADTYFTLRTAEARLRIARENAQLQKRSYQIAQKLFKSGETDELDLQQAKTQYLGTLSSIPDLESQIVLSRHALSVLMGRPPGPLPELDLQSGKEGVIPLVGHAVLQDVPADLLLRRPDVRAAEYQMAAQSALIGVAKADLYPSVSLLGSLVWSASSLTGSPNTLALVAGPSITWNVFDHGRITNNVRVQDARLQQLTVAYQNTVREAAREADDAATALIAALQRDTILNDAQGAARRSLTLANTIYREGYSDFQRVLDAQRALFAQQDAYVVNRSNAVGSLIALYKALGGGWYSEQPLVDPATRAQMQQRTDWGDLLKEASAPSTAASPSEGPSR, from the coding sequence ATGCGCCCGTACGGTATGGCGGTACTGCTTGGAGCAGGTTGCCTGAGCGGATGCATGAGTGTCGGACCGGACTTTCAGCCACAGCATGAGGCCTGGAGCAAGCACTGGAGCAGCGCATCGCTCGGGCAGGTCACGCAGCAGGCAACGCAGCCTGACGTCCGCCAATGGTGGCAGATTTTCGGGGACCAGAACCTCGAACGCCTGATTGCCGAAGCAGATGCCGACAACGGCGATCTGAAGATCGCCGGCCTGCGCGTCCTCGAGGCCCGCGCGCAGGTCGGCGTCGCGCTTGCGGGGCGCTATCCCCAGGTGCAGCAGGCGAATGCGGACGTACTGTACTCGGCGCGCAAGCGCTCGGATGGATTCAACCCGCGCTCGGGCGGGTATTGGCAGTACGGCGCGGGTTTCAGTATCGGTTGGGAATTGGATTTCTGGGGGCGTTTCAGCCGTGCAGTCGAGTCCGCAGACGCTGCGTTCTTCGCCGCGCAAGCCAACCACGATGCCGCGCTGGTCCTGTTGCACGCGCAGGTCGCAGATACGTATTTCACGCTGCGCACCGCCGAGGCACGGCTGCGCATTGCGCGTGAGAACGCCCAATTGCAAAAGCGCAGCTACCAGATCGCGCAAAAGCTCTTCAAGAGTGGCGAGACCGATGAACTGGATCTCCAGCAGGCAAAGACACAGTATCTGGGTACCCTGAGCAGCATCCCCGATCTCGAAAGCCAGATCGTGCTATCGCGTCACGCACTGTCCGTGCTGATGGGACGACCGCCTGGCCCGCTGCCGGAACTCGACCTACAGTCCGGCAAAGAAGGCGTGATTCCGCTGGTGGGCCATGCCGTGTTGCAGGACGTGCCAGCCGATCTGCTATTGCGTCGCCCCGACGTTCGCGCCGCAGAGTATCAGATGGCCGCGCAGTCGGCACTTATCGGTGTGGCGAAGGCTGATCTCTATCCGTCCGTGTCGTTGCTGGGCTCGCTTGTGTGGAGCGCGAGTTCGCTCACCGGCTCACCGAACACGCTAGCCCTGGTCGCGGGCCCAAGCATCACCTGGAACGTGTTCGATCACGGCAGGATCACAAACAACGTGCGCGTGCAGGACGCCCGGCTGCAACAGTTGACCGTCGCTTACCAGAACACCGTGCGCGAAGCAGCGCGCGAGGCCGATGATGCCGCCACGGCGCTGATCGCCGCGCTGCAGCGGGACACCATCCTGAACGACGCGCAAGGCGCTGCGCGCCGCTCTCTCACGCTCGCCAATACGATCTACCGCGAAGGGTATTCGGACTTCCAGCGCGTACTCGATGCGCAGCGTGCGCTGTTCGCACAGCAGGACGCCTACGTCGTCAACCGCAGCAATGCCGTAGGCAGCCTGATCGCCCTGTACAAGGCGCTCGGGGGAGGCTGGTACTCGGAGCAGCCGCTCGTCGACCCGGCGACCCGCGCGCAGATGCAGCAACGCACCGACTGGGGCGACCTGCTGAAGGAGGCGAGCGCGCCGTCGACCGCCGCCAGCCCGTCCGAAGGTCCGTCCCGATGA
- a CDS encoding AI-2E family transporter, with product MPLTPITQRVLSRQLLDVLIRAGLIAVLAIFCFRIFVPFLNLMVWALILAITLYPLQVRLRGPLGDRDGLIASLIILLAFAVILVPTYLLGVAVANSLERAMAIFRSGSFQIPPPAESVAAWPLVGQRVHDFWAQASTDLTGLVHRFAPQLKEAGLALLGTVTGLGAGLLIFFVALIVAGILMAHGEKGYASAKQIASRISGPESGPQIADLCTSTIRAVAQGVVGIAFIQMLLIGIAFIVMGIPGAGLLALAVLLIGIMQLPATLITVPVIIFVLVTEGVSAATVIFSVYVFVAGLADNVLKPLLLGRGVAVPMPVVLIGALGGMVTGGVIGLFIGPVVLAVGYQLFWRWVRDQPQPEPAQEQRRR from the coding sequence ATGCCGCTCACACCGATTACCCAACGGGTGCTGTCCAGACAACTACTCGATGTACTGATCCGCGCTGGGCTCATTGCTGTTCTGGCCATTTTCTGTTTCAGGATCTTCGTCCCGTTCCTGAACCTGATGGTGTGGGCGCTGATCCTCGCGATCACGCTGTATCCTCTCCAGGTCAGACTGCGGGGGCCGCTCGGCGATAGGGATGGCCTGATCGCCTCACTGATTATCCTCCTCGCGTTTGCCGTCATTCTCGTGCCGACGTATCTGCTGGGGGTCGCAGTGGCCAATTCGCTTGAGCGCGCAATGGCCATATTCAGAAGTGGCAGTTTCCAGATTCCGCCACCCGCCGAATCCGTCGCTGCCTGGCCGCTGGTCGGCCAGCGGGTTCACGACTTCTGGGCGCAGGCCTCGACCGATCTCACCGGTCTCGTGCACAGGTTCGCACCTCAGCTCAAGGAAGCCGGCCTGGCGTTGCTCGGCACGGTCACCGGTCTGGGTGCAGGGCTGCTCATCTTCTTCGTCGCGCTGATCGTCGCGGGCATTCTCATGGCGCATGGAGAGAAGGGTTACGCGAGTGCAAAGCAGATTGCCTCGCGCATCTCCGGCCCGGAGAGCGGCCCGCAGATCGCCGATCTGTGCACGTCGACGATTCGCGCGGTTGCCCAGGGCGTGGTCGGTATTGCGTTCATCCAGATGTTGCTGATTGGCATCGCGTTCATCGTCATGGGCATTCCCGGCGCGGGTCTGCTGGCGCTCGCCGTGTTGCTGATCGGCATCATGCAGTTGCCGGCGACGCTCATCACCGTTCCCGTGATCATCTTCGTGCTTGTCACCGAGGGCGTGAGCGCGGCGACGGTCATCTTCTCGGTGTATGTGTTCGTCGCGGGTCTCGCCGATAACGTGCTGAAGCCATTGCTGCTAGGCCGGGGCGTCGCGGTGCCGATGCCTGTGGTGCTGATCGGCGCGCTCGGGGGCATGGTGACGGGCGGCGTCATTGGCCTGTTCATCGGCCCCGTGGTGCTCGCGGTCGGGTATCAGCTCTTCTGGCGATGGGTGAGAGACCAGCCGCAACCCGAGCCGGCCCAGGAACAGAGGCGGCGTTGA
- a CDS encoding BPSL1445 family SYLF domain-containing lipoprotein — protein sequence MNRRGFVQSGTVLVGAGLALIVSLGAVSDATANEPNDSKRREIDAKVHGTLSKLYANVKGSRELVDKANGVLVFPSVIKAGFVAGGEYGEGALRVGGKSVGYYSTASGSFGLQAGAQSKAVIFLFMTHDALNSFRHSKGWSVGGEGSVALLKVGANGALDTTTATAPVNAIVLTNAGLMGDLSLSGTKVSRLKI from the coding sequence ATGAACAGAAGAGGATTTGTACAGAGTGGCACAGTGCTGGTTGGCGCGGGTCTTGCGCTCATAGTCTCCCTGGGGGCGGTAAGCGATGCCACAGCCAACGAGCCCAACGATTCGAAGCGGCGGGAGATCGATGCAAAAGTCCATGGAACCTTGTCGAAGCTGTACGCGAACGTCAAGGGTTCCAGGGAACTGGTCGACAAGGCGAACGGTGTGCTGGTGTTCCCATCGGTGATCAAGGCTGGCTTCGTCGCCGGTGGCGAGTACGGCGAAGGCGCATTGCGCGTTGGCGGGAAGTCCGTTGGCTACTACAGCACCGCATCGGGGTCATTTGGCCTGCAGGCGGGTGCTCAATCGAAGGCCGTCATCTTCCTGTTCATGACACATGATGCGCTCAACAGCTTTCGCCATTCCAAAGGCTGGTCGGTCGGTGGAGAAGGGTCGGTCGCGCTGTTGAAGGTCGGTGCGAACGGGGCGCTCGATACGACAACGGCAACCGCACCAGTCAATGCGATCGTGCTGACCAATGCCGGTCTGATGGGAGATTTGTCGCTTTCAGGAACCAAGGTCTCGCGACTAAAAATTTGA
- a CDS encoding IS110 family transposase, producing MNRTAVGIDIAKNVFQVHYIDQETGEIVNKPVKRAKFLEHFANRAPCLIGMEACGGAHHWARQLTKMGHEVKLMPGEFVKAFNIRNKNDAADARAIWLAVQQPGKPVAVKTEMQQAMLGLHRMRQQLIKFRTMQINNLRGLLTEYGEVMSKGRSKLDNEIPVVLERIAEHLPAVIIDTFREQWNGLAKLDDQIAQIERRMSEWKKEDKSVKAIGEIPGVGLLTATAAVAMMGDPKAFSSGREFAAWVGIVPRQTGSGGKVNLHGISKRGDTYLRTLLIHGARSVLEHAKEPGEWLEQMKKRRPKNVVIVALANKMARTIWAVLAHDRPYRKDYVSVKPA from the coding sequence GTGAATCGTACAGCAGTCGGTATAGACATCGCGAAAAACGTGTTCCAGGTGCATTACATCGATCAGGAAACCGGCGAGATTGTGAACAAGCCGGTCAAGCGGGCAAAGTTCCTTGAGCACTTCGCGAACCGTGCGCCGTGCCTGATCGGGATGGAAGCTTGCGGTGGTGCGCACCACTGGGCCAGGCAACTGACGAAGATGGGCCACGAGGTGAAGCTGATGCCTGGGGAGTTCGTGAAGGCGTTCAACATCCGTAACAAGAACGATGCGGCGGACGCCCGGGCGATCTGGCTGGCGGTGCAGCAGCCAGGCAAGCCGGTCGCGGTAAAAACCGAGATGCAGCAGGCGATGCTTGGGCTGCACCGGATGAGGCAGCAACTGATCAAGTTCCGAACGATGCAGATCAATAACCTGCGAGGACTGCTGACGGAATACGGCGAAGTGATGAGCAAGGGCCGGAGCAAGCTGGACAATGAGATACCGGTGGTGCTCGAACGGATCGCCGAGCATCTGCCTGCTGTGATCATTGACACGTTTCGCGAGCAGTGGAACGGACTGGCGAAGCTGGACGACCAGATAGCACAGATTGAGCGCCGCATGAGCGAGTGGAAGAAGGAAGACAAATCGGTAAAGGCAATCGGCGAGATCCCCGGCGTCGGACTGCTGACGGCAACAGCGGCGGTCGCGATGATGGGCGACCCGAAAGCGTTCAGTTCGGGGCGGGAGTTTGCCGCGTGGGTTGGGATCGTACCGAGGCAGACGGGTTCGGGCGGCAAAGTGAATCTGCACGGGATCAGCAAGAGGGGGGACACGTATCTGCGCACACTGCTGATCCACGGTGCACGTAGCGTCCTTGAGCACGCAAAGGAGCCAGGTGAGTGGCTCGAGCAGATGAAGAAGCGGCGGCCAAAGAATGTCGTGATAGTCGCACTGGCCAACAAGATGGCGCGGACGATCTGGGCCGTACTGGCCCATGACCGGCCATACCGGAAGGACTATGTGAGCGTAAAACCGGCCTGA
- a CDS encoding IS110 family transposase — MKYSGIDLHSNNSVVTVTDEADRVVAEKRMPNDLPKILAFLSPWRAELAGVVVESTFNWYWLVDGLQEAGFKVHLANTTAIKKYDGLKHSGDETDARYLAHLLRLGILPTGTILPPQQRAVRDLARKRMQLVRSRTSHILAVENITARQFGKRITSNQVKRLDGETIKQMHLPDDIALAVQANVAVITTLCTQIDLLEKRLHEKVAPNPDYTLLTTVPGIGQTLATVILLEVGTIERFASAGTFASYARCVDSQHMSNGKKKGEGNTKNGNPYLSWAFIEAANFALRYCAEAKRFYERKKVKTNTILARKALAHKLARACFHMLKEHKPFDITRCFT, encoded by the coding sequence ATGAAATATAGCGGAATTGACCTGCATTCGAATAACAGCGTCGTGACTGTGACCGATGAGGCGGACCGGGTGGTCGCGGAAAAGCGCATGCCTAACGACTTGCCAAAAATCCTTGCGTTTCTTTCACCATGGCGAGCGGAGCTGGCCGGCGTCGTGGTCGAATCCACCTTCAACTGGTACTGGCTTGTCGACGGGTTGCAGGAAGCGGGCTTCAAAGTGCATCTCGCCAATACGACGGCTATCAAGAAATACGATGGACTCAAACACAGCGGCGATGAGACCGATGCGCGTTACCTGGCTCACCTGCTGCGGCTGGGGATACTTCCGACAGGGACCATCCTGCCGCCACAACAGCGTGCCGTTCGTGATCTTGCAAGGAAACGGATGCAACTCGTACGAAGTCGCACCAGCCACATCCTCGCGGTCGAGAACATTACGGCACGCCAGTTCGGCAAGCGAATCACGAGCAACCAGGTCAAGCGACTGGACGGAGAAACCATCAAACAAATGCACCTGCCAGACGACATCGCACTCGCGGTTCAGGCCAACGTCGCGGTCATAACAACGCTTTGCACGCAGATCGACCTCCTGGAAAAACGTCTTCACGAAAAAGTCGCACCGAACCCTGACTACACGTTGCTGACGACGGTGCCGGGCATAGGTCAGACTCTTGCAACCGTCATTCTGCTGGAGGTGGGCACTATTGAGCGGTTCGCCAGCGCCGGCACCTTTGCTTCCTATGCGCGCTGCGTCGACAGCCAGCACATGAGCAACGGCAAGAAGAAAGGCGAAGGCAATACAAAGAATGGCAACCCGTATCTGTCCTGGGCGTTCATCGAAGCGGCCAACTTCGCGCTGCGCTATTGCGCTGAGGCCAAACGATTCTACGAGCGAAAGAAGGTCAAGACCAATACCATCCTGGCGCGCAAAGCTTTGGCGCACAAGCTCGCCCGCGCATGCTTCCACATGCTGAAGGAGCACAAGCCATTCGATATAACGCGCTGCTTTACGTAG
- a CDS encoding ABC transporter substrate-binding protein: MKMLFSRVILLVLICAFSGAAHTGEKKRILGAFYDGCENTCQGFKAEIAESGFNAEVTVLDLKENKSQLPEAVKMARDMKADLVVVYGTNATLGLIGTLDDRDDPRYLHDIPVVFTVVADPFGAHIAESFERSGRPNVAGTFNRVPEAMNIDIIRKYDPAFKKLGLLYNSNEKNSVLKMQELSVVAPKLGVELVALEIDPGNSGAPDPALIPVRLRQLKDKGVKWLYVGSSAYLRANGEVFTASAVDSGIAVVSPYEDLVRDKHALLSIAARLEDVGRLAADQALKILRDGAKPGDLPVVRATKFAYVVNMKVARQLDRFPPISILQGAEIVGK; encoded by the coding sequence ATGAAGATGCTTTTCAGTAGGGTCATTCTTCTGGTGCTCATTTGCGCCTTCTCCGGCGCGGCACATACGGGAGAAAAGAAGCGAATCCTTGGCGCGTTCTATGACGGTTGCGAGAATACATGCCAGGGATTCAAAGCCGAGATTGCGGAGAGCGGCTTCAATGCGGAGGTCACGGTTCTCGATCTGAAAGAGAACAAGTCGCAACTGCCGGAAGCCGTCAAGATGGCACGTGACATGAAGGCCGATCTGGTGGTGGTCTATGGAACCAACGCTACGCTTGGACTAATTGGCACACTCGACGATCGCGACGACCCGCGCTACCTCCATGACATTCCGGTTGTCTTCACAGTGGTGGCTGATCCCTTCGGCGCCCACATTGCTGAGAGCTTTGAGCGCAGTGGCCGGCCCAATGTGGCAGGAACGTTCAACAGGGTGCCGGAGGCCATGAACATCGACATCATCCGGAAATACGATCCGGCATTCAAGAAGCTCGGCCTCCTCTACAATTCCAATGAAAAGAACTCGGTCCTGAAAATGCAGGAGCTGAGCGTAGTCGCCCCGAAGCTGGGCGTGGAACTTGTGGCCCTCGAGATTGACCCTGGAAATTCGGGTGCGCCGGATCCGGCGTTGATTCCAGTTCGCCTTCGCCAGCTAAAGGACAAGGGCGTCAAATGGCTCTACGTGGGTTCAAGCGCATATCTACGCGCCAATGGAGAAGTGTTCACTGCCTCTGCGGTTGACAGCGGTATTGCGGTCGTAAGCCCCTATGAGGATCTCGTCCGCGACAAGCACGCCCTCCTGTCCATCGCGGCGCGGCTGGAGGATGTCGGCCGACTTGCAGCCGATCAGGCCTTGAAGATCCTTAGGGATGGCGCGAAACCCGGTGATCTCCCAGTAGTGCGGGCAACCAAGTTTGCGTACGTGGTCAATATGAAAGTGGCAAGGCAACTAGACCGCTTTCCCCCAATTTCGATCCTTCAAGGGGCAGAGATTGTAGGAAAATGA
- a CDS encoding MFS transporter, whose translation MLPRTWLTFSAAIALLLAILGSLSTLQRNAIFSDLLRQRISVIAQTTASSFKPITDLGIPLSMIRNGSEIVARAREMDHEIAGVDALSPDGDVIFSTRSTLRPLPPHVLQVMKLSRNNPWNTETSDEILSGFNIVGADDRVNGAVVVAYPKARLKAASMSFIGGIVRTALLIWAASSLIAFLLLRPILAAPDRAVLHIESLSRGEFAADNTSVTQAVPALTFWRNLFGPEIEHLRSNLVEAKRKYDQACESLTALSSVESNASSSPVHTGESQEARSQESVVASSSTRSLARRIASRLTLLAAVFIFVSAMLLGNTILSAVNHSIEPELAARSNLIGTVVSENVQRAVTAGVPLERLVGAERYFGDMLQQLPEVAYIAIVTGHVVLEAGKRIAPDLALRRERKDARSHPIVVDGKEIAYVIIDIDPAFIARKFLDVFLDMGVIVLAAILLAFEIMVLMTSRALTAPLDRLQRIAAMQAVGNFSKRASVSTRNSVDRAARNLIERAEALNARFATLHAAMLHSDRRRALLENLREHYCLSERGPTTLRFSYFTDLRLALFLFAAADELPLSFLPLYTRAADNPWKWVDESVLVSLPLAGYLSAIVFISPFAAPLAQRLGRRMLLFLSAIPVFAAHLLLYFATSVPEIVAARTIIGAGYALVTLACQDYVIDTTLREERDRSLGMFSAALFGGIFCGAALGGVLADRLGPSNVFLFSATLVATSAMLTLWFVKPVAGSHQADSPKSSKIPIFAALRDTHFASLVFGVAIPANVLLQAFICYLVTLSLSALGAPPADIGRTLMIYFIAVAIVGSFGGRVAERGVPVTLIALAGSLVAGLSLLPVAFGPGKISMIFAVLGAGFGHGLVRGAQVSVAMSMAETDLRRLGSSVALAALRTMERLGSIVGLIAIAALAGEAGYAVATATVAFWSIAGGVLFAISSRPRPARIDRGTPTSL comes from the coding sequence ATGCTTCCGCGTACGTGGTTGACCTTTTCAGCTGCCATCGCGCTTTTGCTCGCAATCCTCGGCTCGCTCTCTACACTTCAGCGCAACGCGATTTTCTCGGATCTTCTGCGCCAGCGCATCTCGGTCATTGCCCAGACAACCGCCTCTTCCTTTAAGCCTATCACCGACCTGGGAATCCCACTTTCGATGATCCGCAACGGAAGCGAAATCGTTGCACGTGCTCGGGAAATGGATCACGAGATCGCGGGCGTAGATGCACTGAGCCCGGATGGCGACGTGATCTTCAGCACAAGAAGCACGCTTCGCCCGCTACCTCCGCATGTTTTGCAGGTGATGAAGCTGTCGCGCAACAATCCATGGAACACGGAAACGTCGGACGAAATTCTCAGCGGCTTCAATATTGTGGGGGCGGACGACCGCGTGAATGGTGCCGTGGTCGTCGCCTACCCCAAAGCGCGCCTTAAAGCGGCCTCCATGTCCTTCATCGGCGGCATCGTAAGAACGGCGCTGCTGATCTGGGCCGCATCCTCGCTCATTGCGTTCCTGCTACTGCGCCCCATTCTCGCCGCGCCAGATCGAGCCGTTTTACACATCGAGTCGTTGTCACGGGGCGAGTTCGCGGCCGACAACACGTCGGTGACTCAAGCCGTGCCGGCCCTGACGTTTTGGCGCAACCTGTTTGGGCCTGAGATAGAACACCTCAGAAGCAACCTCGTTGAAGCAAAACGCAAATATGACCAGGCGTGTGAATCGCTTACTGCACTTTCGTCCGTCGAATCCAATGCCTCCAGTTCACCGGTTCATACGGGTGAAAGCCAGGAGGCGCGTTCGCAGGAATCCGTGGTTGCGTCCAGTTCTACTCGTTCGCTGGCACGTCGAATCGCCTCACGGCTGACCCTCCTCGCAGCCGTGTTCATTTTCGTTTCGGCGATGTTGCTTGGCAACACAATACTCAGCGCGGTCAACCATTCCATCGAACCCGAGCTTGCCGCCCGCAGCAACCTAATTGGCACCGTAGTAAGCGAGAATGTGCAACGCGCGGTGACTGCTGGCGTGCCTCTCGAACGTCTGGTGGGGGCGGAGCGATATTTTGGCGACATGCTTCAGCAACTTCCGGAAGTGGCTTATATCGCCATTGTCACGGGACACGTGGTGCTCGAAGCTGGGAAACGCATCGCCCCCGATCTCGCGCTGCGTCGTGAGCGCAAGGATGCCCGCAGCCATCCGATCGTCGTCGACGGCAAGGAGATTGCCTATGTCATCATCGATATTGATCCCGCTTTCATCGCCAGGAAGTTTCTCGATGTATTTCTCGACATGGGTGTCATCGTCCTTGCCGCAATATTACTGGCATTCGAGATCATGGTTTTGATGACCAGCCGGGCCTTAACAGCACCTCTCGACAGGTTGCAGCGGATTGCGGCCATGCAGGCGGTCGGGAATTTTTCGAAAAGGGCGAGTGTTTCCACCAGGAATTCGGTGGACCGCGCCGCGAGGAACCTGATCGAACGCGCCGAGGCGCTCAATGCGCGATTCGCGACTCTCCATGCGGCGATGTTGCACTCAGACAGAAGGCGCGCTCTGCTGGAAAACTTGCGCGAGCACTATTGTCTTTCGGAGAGAGGGCCAACAACCCTGCGCTTCTCTTATTTCACCGACTTGCGCCTAGCCCTGTTCCTCTTCGCCGCGGCCGACGAGCTACCGCTTTCCTTTTTGCCACTCTATACGCGGGCAGCCGACAATCCCTGGAAATGGGTAGATGAGAGTGTGCTGGTCAGTCTCCCGTTGGCAGGCTATTTGAGCGCAATCGTCTTCATCTCGCCTTTCGCAGCCCCTTTGGCACAGCGGTTGGGAAGGCGGATGCTGTTGTTTCTTTCAGCCATTCCTGTCTTTGCGGCGCATCTTCTCCTTTACTTCGCTACTTCCGTTCCAGAGATCGTCGCGGCGCGCACCATCATCGGGGCGGGATACGCACTGGTGACGCTGGCCTGCCAGGACTATGTCATCGACACAACTCTGAGAGAAGAGCGTGACCGGTCCCTTGGCATGTTTTCCGCAGCACTCTTTGGCGGCATTTTCTGTGGAGCGGCGCTCGGCGGCGTTCTTGCCGACAGGCTTGGGCCGTCGAATGTATTTCTCTTCAGCGCGACGCTGGTCGCTACATCGGCCATGCTGACGCTTTGGTTCGTCAAGCCTGTAGCCGGGAGCCACCAGGCGGATTCGCCGAAATCCTCGAAGATTCCAATCTTTGCGGCGCTTCGGGACACACACTTTGCCAGTCTCGTCTTTGGCGTGGCAATACCGGCCAACGTCTTGTTGCAGGCTTTCATTTGCTATCTTGTGACTTTGAGTCTCAGTGCGCTCGGTGCCCCGCCAGCGGATATTGGACGTACGCTAATGATCTATTTCATTGCGGTTGCAATCGTTGGCTCATTTGGCGGACGGGTAGCCGAGCGAGGCGTGCCGGTGACCTTGATCGCGCTGGCCGGAAGCCTCGTTGCCGGGCTTTCTCTTCTGCCTGTTGCCTTTGGGCCAGGCAAAATTTCGATGATCTTCGCCGTCCTTGGTGCCGGCTTCGGTCATGGACTGGTGCGTGGGGCGCAGGTTTCGGTTGCCATGTCGATGGCCGAAACCGACTTGAGACGTTTGGGCTCAAGCGTGGCGCTTGCGGCACTCAGAACAATGGAACGACTAGGAAGCATTGTGGGACTTATTGCGATCGCGGCACTTGCCGGAGAGGCCGGTTATGCGGTTGCCACTGCCACAGTCGCCTTCTGGTCGATAGCTGGTGGCGTTCTTTTTGCAATTTCCAGCCGGCCCAGACCGGCGCGTATCGATCGCGGGACGCCGACATCACTATAG
- a CDS encoding FAD-dependent oxidoreductase, whose product MQIDYQTMRFDYERAADHDAATPATYPVVVIGAGPVGLSAAIDLAQQGVRTVLVDNDDTLSSGSRAICFAKRTLEIFDRLGCGAQMVDKGVSWNVGKVFLQDKLIYTFNLLPETGHARPAFINLQQYYVEGYLADRARQTANLQMRWKSNVIGLTQHDGFVELQIETPDGVYPMRAQYVIAADGSRSAVRKALGLDSRGRTFKDRFLIADVKMKAPFPTERWFWFDPPFHRNQSVLLHRQPDNVWRIDFQLGWDADPVAEKQPEKVIPRVKALLGEDVEFELEWVSVYTFSCLRMDSFRHGRVLFAGDSAHGVSPFGARGANSGVQDADNLAWKLRLVVNGNAPPSLLDTYASEREYAADENILNSSRATDFITPKSAISRMFRDATLKLAKDYPFARRIVNSGRLSVPAVLRDSTLNTPDAADAAFRCTTVPGAVCTDAPVKVQGDDAWFLHQTSHGGFTGVHFCDHGDDLPACAKQLAALARLAVPVRTVIVVPRGAAVTALPGVPDITVVEDVEGIVAHRFDARPGTFYLLRPDQHVCARWRAFDIGSVAKAVNRATCNG is encoded by the coding sequence ATGCAAATCGATTATCAAACGATGCGGTTTGACTACGAACGAGCCGCCGACCACGATGCCGCCACGCCTGCCACGTATCCGGTGGTCGTGATCGGAGCGGGCCCTGTCGGACTGAGCGCCGCGATCGATCTGGCGCAGCAGGGTGTTCGTACCGTGCTCGTCGATAACGACGACACACTGTCGAGCGGCTCGCGCGCCATCTGTTTCGCCAAGCGGACGCTGGAAATTTTCGACCGCCTCGGCTGCGGCGCGCAGATGGTGGACAAAGGCGTGAGCTGGAACGTCGGCAAGGTGTTCCTGCAGGACAAGCTGATCTACACGTTCAATCTGCTGCCAGAAACGGGCCACGCCCGCCCCGCTTTCATCAACTTGCAGCAGTACTACGTCGAAGGCTATCTGGCCGATCGCGCGCGGCAGACCGCCAATCTGCAGATGCGCTGGAAAAGCAACGTCATCGGTCTGACGCAGCACGACGGCTTTGTCGAATTGCAGATCGAAACCCCGGACGGCGTCTATCCGATGCGCGCGCAATACGTGATCGCCGCCGATGGCTCGCGCAGCGCGGTGCGCAAGGCGCTCGGTCTCGATAGCCGTGGGCGTACGTTCAAGGACCGCTTCCTGATCGCCGACGTGAAGATGAAAGCGCCATTTCCGACCGAGCGCTGGTTCTGGTTCGATCCGCCGTTTCACCGCAATCAGTCGGTGTTGCTGCATCGTCAGCCAGACAACGTCTGGCGCATCGATTTCCAGCTTGGCTGGGACGCCGACCCAGTTGCGGAAAAGCAGCCGGAAAAGGTGATTCCGCGCGTGAAGGCATTGCTGGGCGAAGACGTCGAGTTCGAACTCGAATGGGTCAGTGTCTATACGTTCTCGTGTCTGCGCATGGACAGCTTCCGGCACGGTCGTGTGCTGTTCGCGGGCGATTCGGCGCATGGCGTGTCGCCGTTCGGCGCACGCGGCGCGAATAGCGGCGTACAGGACGCCGACAACCTCGCATGGAAGCTGCGGCTGGTGGTCAACGGCAATGCACCGCCGTCGCTGCTAGACACCTACGCATCGGAGCGCGAATACGCGGCCGATGAGAACATCCTGAACTCGTCGCGCGCAACCGACTTCATCACACCAAAGAGCGCGATTTCGCGGATGTTCCGCGATGCGACGCTGAAGCTCGCGAAGGACTACCCGTTCGCGCGACGTATTGTCAACAGCGGGCGTCTATCTGTTCCCGCCGTCTTGCGCGACTCGACGCTGAACACGCCCGACGCCGCCGACGCCGCGTTCCGCTGCACGACGGTGCCCGGCGCGGTCTGCACAGACGCGCCCGTCAAGGTGCAAGGCGACGACGCGTGGTTCCTCCATCAGACGAGCCATGGCGGTTTTACGGGCGTGCATTTCTGCGACCATGGCGACGATCTTCCGGCGTGTGCCAAACAGCTTGCCGCGCTTGCCCGGCTCGCGGTTCCGGTCCGCACAGTGATCGTCGTGCCGCGCGGCGCTGCGGTGACGGCCTTGCCGGGTGTGCCAGATATCACTGTGGTCGAGGACGTCGAGGGCATCGTCGCGCATCGCTTCGATGCGCGTCCCGGCACCTTCTATCTGCTGCGACCCGATCAGCATGTCTGCGCACGCTGGCGTGCGTTCGACATCGGATCAGTCGCGAAAGCAGTCAATCGCGCTACGTGCAACGGATGA